GATGCCACTCTATGCTAAATTCCTGAAAGGCATGCTAACTAAGAAGAACAAGTATATCCATAGTGACACCATAGTTATGGAGGGAAACTGCAATGTTGTTATTCAACGTATCCTTCTTCCAAAGCATAAGGATCCAGGCAGTgtcactataccttgttctatagGTGAAGTTTCAGTAGGTAAGGCTCTTATTGATTTAGGAGCCAGTATTAATTTGATGCCGCTCTCCATGTGCCGGAGACTTGGAGAACTAGAAATAATGCCTACTCGGATGACCTTACAGTTAGCTGATCGCTTCGTCACCAAACCctatggagtgattgaagatgtGCTGGTCCGGGTCAAGCATCTCATCTTTCCTGCTGATTTTGTTGTAATTGACATTGACGAAGATGCGGATATTCCTGTCAGTTTGGGACGTCCATTTATGTCCACTGCAAGTTGTGTGGTGGACAAGGGAAGAAAAAGTTGGAAATGAGTCTCGAAAACCAATAAATCAGCTTTGATCTATTTAATGAAGGAAAAGAATTGTTGGACCAGGATGTATTCTTATAGGTGAAGGAGTTGGATGAGAAGGTTCTGAAGGAGAGAACCAAGATTGATCTAggataacaaaattatatgtcaagctaatgacgttaaacggGAACTTACTGGGAGGTAAcccaactttttttaatttccttttcttgCATTTAGTGTAGATAATTGCTTGTAATTGTGTGTGATTATTAAGCTTGGTTAGTATTGAAAAAAAGGGGTTCATGAACTTTGGTGAAGAGGTGAACAGaaaagaatttataaaaattttcagttattcactcgctaagcgcccCTCTCGCGCTAAGCGCCTAGTCTTCATGCGCTAAGCGGGCCCTTGCTCGCGCTAAGTGCTTAGACCCCTGACTAGTGGCTGGATGGTAGCGCTAAGCCCTATTATCtctctgaaatctgaatttctcgaattgggcttagcgaggtgatgcgctaagcgccaatcCTTTTCGGCTTTGAAAATCTGTGGATAGCGCTAAGCGCGCAttgctgcgctaagcccaaatacCTCTCTGGATTTTAATTTCTCGCATTGGGCTTAGCGAGgtgatgcgctaagcgcaattccctctctgttttaaaattctttgaaaTAGCACTAAGTGCCAGCAACGCCCTAAGGGCAAGCCATCACTACATGGAGGAGCATGTTTATGTGTTAAGCCCCACCTATGGTGGCTAAACGCAAATTGCAGGACCAACCAGAGTTGCAGACAGCACAAAGCGCGTGTCTTCGTGCTAAGCTTGAATATCTCTCtggaatttgaaaattttggcaTTGGGCTTAGCAGGAAGATGGGCTAAGCGCTTAGGCCTTAAAACCCAAACATGATGTTGTCAAGCTAAGCGCGGTTGTGCGCTAAGTGCATAACACGAAACTGCTAAAATGAAATAGAATTTCCATATGCAGTTACCATTTACACTAAAGAGCATTTCGTCCCCACACTTTTGTGCATTGTGCCCATCTTCTGCTGTGCATCAAGTCCTTGCATTTCCTTTGCATTTTCTGCTTCTTCGTGCATTTCATACATCAATCCAAGTAAGCATTTTTTGCTTTATTCTCATTTACCTTTAAAGTTGCAAACTTTAGGAtagaagatttaattttttttaggttgtAATCTGTTTAGGGTTAGTGTTCttaggtttagggttttacTGTAGACAATGTAGTTGCTTAGATTAGGTTTTATGGCCCATTAGGGGCTTTTGCTGAAAAAAGGGGTGAAAACCCCTGTGTATTTCTGGAAATCACGATGAACATGCTAAGTGCGCCTGCTGTGCTTAGCCGGTTCATCGCATCTGATGAATATTTTGATTTCCAAATGATCGCGCTAAGCCCGACCCTGTTGCGCTAAGCACGTTCATCctttttgttgaatttcaatgttGAGCTCGCTAAACGcatctgtgcgctaagcgaCAGTAGTGTTTCAAACActtaggatttttttattttagttaagcGCTAAGCCTGGTTGTTAGGCTAAGCATAATTTCgtctttgttttctattttgttgAATTAGGCTTAGCCCATGTTATCTTTTTGAGAGGTTGAGCTAAGGGCGCCTTATCGTGCTATGCTCAAATCTCCCTCTGTTTGAAAATTTTTGGATTTAGGCTAAGCGCGCCTACTACGCTTAGCCCACGAACAAATTTTCATAAGGCGCGCTAAGTTCAGCCTTCTGCGCTAAGTGCCCAGTCTTGTTTTcagtattatttttctatttttcaattgtGACTAACTCCTGTTTAATCCTGTTTTATGATCACTACCTCAGCATCCCAGGCCCGCAATGACCACTCTAGATTCACATCTCAGGAGGCCTTGGATCACTACTCTGATATAGTGATTGGCAGGAAGATCCTGCCTGAGAGAAATGTCATGATTTACCATACAGAATTTGATTAATTCAAGTATGAGCTCGAGAGAAGTAATTGGCACAAGGAGCTGACCAATTTCATGGATGGGAGCATGGATGTTGCCATTGTTAAGGAGTTCTATGCTAACCTTTATGATCCTGAGGAAAAATCACCTAAGCAAGTGAGGGTGAGAGGCCACTTAATTAAGTTTGATGAAGACGCCCTCAACACCTTCCTGAAGACACCAGTGATCATCGAGGAGAGGGAAGACCTCCCAGCTTACTCCAGATTCTGTCGTTTGAGGCCAGATCCATAGGAACTGGTAGCCCGATTATGCATCCCTGGGAGGGGATTTGAGATAAATTCAGGCAGGTTGCCCATGAAGATCCTGAGGAAGAATTTGAACACTCTCGCTCAAACCTGGAGCGTTCTTTCATTCTCTAACTTGGCACCTACCTCTCATACATCAGACATCACACTAGACAGGGCCAGGTTGATCTATGACATTATCTAGAAGATGGATATGAATCTAGGCTACATTATCTCAGCTCAGATTTCTATGATAGCTCAGCATGACTCCTCGAGGTTGAGTTTCCCTGCCCTCATCATTGCTTTATGCAAAGCCTGGGGAGTCACTTCTGATTCATTGACTTTTGAGAGTCTCATTCCagccattaatttggcttatGTGAAGAAAAATTATTGGAACCTCAATGACCCCACGGTCACTTTTCGAGGGCCTAATAAGGCTAAGGGCAAGAGATCTCAGGCTTCATCTTCTGATATTCCCCCTACTTCAGCTCCTTCTACTTCTTCTGTAGCTCCATCTGCTCCAGCTTCATCTTTACCAGCACTAGCTTCAGCCCCAGTTTCTTCAGGACCTTCCACAGTCAGCTCTGATACTTTACTTGTCATGTTGCAGAGCCTTCATAAAGGCCagatcatcatcatgaagcaccTACAGAGCTTGAGCATGGACGAGTTCATTAGCCAGATGGCATGGCCAGGAGTCTAGCCTTCTCCTTCAGGAGGGGGTGAGGCCTCCGCAGCCCAAGAGCCTGTGCCAGAGGAGGACGAGCCCATCCCTCCTGAGCCATTTGTTTATGAGACTAATCCAGCTAGTGCTCAGGAGGAGGTAGCATCACCAGAGCCTGTTCCTCAGTCATCTCTAACTCTAGTTCTTGATGATCCACAACCATCTGCACTAGCATCGGTGCCTGATCAATCCATTGTTTAGGATCCACCAGTTGCACCGGTGTTGGATCTTAATGAGCTTGCACAGGATCATTCTCAGGATTTTCTGCACTTTGAacagtttattttattacattta
The genomic region above belongs to Glycine max cultivar Williams 82 chromosome 14, Glycine_max_v4.0, whole genome shotgun sequence and contains:
- the LOC102667500 gene encoding uncharacterized protein; its protein translation is MGNQQRQNFNAGGYFGFQHGQPYNSQQGQWRNHPGNQFNKDQGGPSNRPQKQGPSLYDRTTKLEETLAQFMQISMSNQKSTESAIKNLEVQVGQLAKQLADRPSSSFGANTEKNPKEECKVVMTISRLVTINASENGIGAEKQQLVSNSALDPVVESLSESEEELEVEDEKKKETTLKKLEITMPFGEALQQMPLYAKFLKGMLTKKNKYIHSDTIVMEGNCNVVIQRILLPKHKDPGSVTIPCSIGEVSVGKALIDLGASINLMPLSMCRRLGELEIMPTRMTLQLADRFVTKPYGVIEDVLVRVKHLIFPADFVVIDIDEDADIPYELERSNWHKELTNFMDGSMDVAIVKEFYANLYDPEEKSPKQVRVRGHLIKFDEDALNTFLKTPVIIEEREDLPAYSRFCRLRPDP